Genomic segment of Blastopirellula marina:
GTATCAACTACTAATAAGGCAGTATTCAGTTACCGCTGCCTCGCCCGTTTTGTGCGGTCTGTTGCCTAGATGCTTGCGCATTTGGCGCGTGTTTCCGATTATAAACCATGCTCTCCCATGGCTTTTTGACCGTGGGAGAAATGTAACCTATCTTTCGGAAGATCTCCCGTTTTTGGGAGTGTCTGTTGATATCTCGCGCCGTTCGTTTCACACCGGGGAGGCAATGGATGAGTTTGCAGTCGACGCATGCGCCGCCAGGTGAGCAATCTATCAATTGGGAAACTCTTAAGGCTCGATGCATTGGTCGAGTCGACCTCGTTCAAAAGGCCCTGGCCCGATTTCAGGGCTCATTGGAAGAGGATATACAGGAGCTCCAGCACGCCACCGAGAGAAACGATTCCGCGGATATCGCCCGCATTGCCCATCGG
This window contains:
- a CDS encoding Hpt domain-containing protein, translating into MSLQSTHAPPGEQSINWETLKARCIGRVDLVQKALARFQGSLEEDIQELQHATERNDSADIARIAHRIKGTSLTVSADRLAGFALSLERKAEESLTDVEDSLLEIRDECCRLSEIITQHREESTP